The proteins below are encoded in one region of Firmicutes bacterium HGW-Firmicutes-1:
- a CDS encoding glutamate-5-semialdehyde dehydrogenase — translation MSIQNMASAAKAASIQTAALDGDIKNKALEAIALALEANKEAIMKANSNDLRRSEQENLELPLLKRLKFDEHKIAGVIEGITSLIDLPEPVGQTLMSTELDQGLELYKVSCPIGVIGIIFESRPDALVQIATLCLKSGNAVLLKGGSEAKETNKILADIIEEASIKVGIPTGWIQLLETREDVSEMLKMDDYIDLIIPRGSNAFVKYILQNSNIPVLGHADGICHCYVDDAADLAKAVAIVNDSKTQYVAVCNATETLLVHEAIAGEFLPAVKVELDKSKVIIYGCENTLKIIDCQPASDENYATEYLDYALSVKVVKNVDEAIEHINHYGSGHTDAIITENNVASDKFMTLVDAGNVFLNCSTRFSDGFKYGFGAEVGISTNKIHARGPVGLDGLLIYKYKMIGKGHIAKDYSEGIRSFTHKKIDKPFPIH, via the coding sequence ATGTCTATTCAAAATATGGCAAGTGCTGCGAAGGCAGCATCAATACAAACAGCAGCATTAGATGGAGACATTAAAAATAAGGCATTAGAGGCTATTGCATTGGCTTTAGAAGCCAACAAAGAAGCAATTATGAAAGCGAATAGTAATGATTTAAGAAGAAGTGAGCAGGAAAACCTTGAACTTCCACTATTAAAAAGACTAAAGTTCGATGAGCATAAAATTGCTGGAGTAATAGAAGGTATCACTAGTCTAATAGACTTACCTGAACCTGTAGGTCAAACCTTAATGTCTACTGAGCTTGATCAGGGGCTTGAACTATATAAAGTTAGTTGTCCAATAGGTGTTATTGGGATTATTTTCGAATCTAGACCAGATGCGTTAGTACAGATTGCAACCCTTTGTTTAAAGAGTGGCAATGCAGTACTTTTAAAAGGTGGGAGTGAAGCGAAAGAAACAAACAAAATCCTAGCGGACATTATTGAAGAGGCTTCTATAAAAGTTGGAATTCCTACGGGATGGATTCAATTATTAGAAACAAGAGAAGATGTATCAGAGATGCTTAAAATGGATGATTACATAGATTTAATTATTCCAAGAGGCTCAAATGCATTTGTAAAATATATTTTGCAAAATTCGAACATTCCGGTTCTGGGTCATGCAGATGGCATTTGTCATTGTTATGTGGACGATGCAGCAGACCTTGCTAAGGCTGTTGCAATAGTGAATGATTCCAAAACCCAATATGTAGCAGTATGTAATGCCACTGAAACCTTATTGGTTCATGAAGCGATTGCGGGGGAGTTCTTGCCTGCAGTCAAGGTTGAATTAGATAAAAGCAAGGTTATTATTTATGGCTGTGAAAATACATTGAAAATAATTGATTGCCAACCTGCCTCAGACGAAAACTATGCAACAGAGTATTTAGATTATGCCTTATCTGTCAAAGTTGTAAAAAATGTTGACGAAGCAATAGAACATATTAATCACTATGGATCCGGTCATACCGATGCCATCATTACTGAAAATAACGTTGCATCTGATAAATTTATGACACTAGTAGACGCTGGGAATGTGTTTTTAAACTGTTCCACACGTTTTAGCGATGGATTCAAATATGGCTTCGGAGCTGAAGTTGGTATTAGTACGAATAAAATTCATGCCAGAGGACCAGTTGGACTTGATGGCTTACTCATTTATAAGTATAAGATGATTGGAAAAGGTCATATTGCAAAGGACTATTCAGAAGGCATTAGGAGCTTTACACATAAAAAGATAGATAAACCATTTCCTATTCATTAA